In Ictalurus punctatus breed USDA103 chromosome 3, Coco_2.0, whole genome shotgun sequence, the following are encoded in one genomic region:
- the fhip2a gene encoding protein FAM160B1 — translation MFSKFTSILQHAVEALAPSLPLQEDFVYHWKAITHYYIETSDDKAPVTDTNIPSHLEQMLDILIQEEGERESGETGPCMEYLLHHKILETLYTLGKADCPPGMKQQVLNFYTKLLGRIRQPLLPHINVHRPVQKLIHLCGEVLAAPTENEEIQFLCIVCSKLKQDPYLVNFFLENKGKRGGDKESGADGVEEDPSSPDTGQLPNAAHGAGAAIHTSNNSSSSYNLVSSLLNLTKSPDARVVVKACEGLMLLVSLPERAAAKTLTESTELCELLTARLSTFYQALPQSMDPLDIETIESVNWGLDVYNFKDDAAAFVGKRALISFLSWLDYCDQLIKEAQKTTAAALARAVRECFFVPVMEPQLMQTSEVGILTSTALLNRIIRQVTSEALLQETVYFLLGEELGPETPASVSQNPLRHRLIGHCDHLSDEISIMTLRLFEHLLQKPCQHVLLSLVLRSIDERNYIENKAQDEPEERVHTENGQPHDAVDLEEDPLFSDLSPDTRLSSPDWLSCSPPPSAEHAKPDGKTEVHKIVNSFLCLVPDEAKSSYQVEGTGYDTYLRDAHRQFRDYCGICQRWDWRSIPKPIEKCNLDIPFFEGHFLKVLFDRMGRILDQPYDVNLQVTSVLSKLSLLPHPHLHEYLLDPYINLAPGCRSLFSVIVRVVGDLMLRIHRIPDFNPKLLLVRKRLLGMEPEGSSVDHVTLLEGVIVLEEFCKELAAIAFVKFHASASSSP, via the exons CTTGCGCCATCGCTGCCCTTGCAGGAAGACTTTGTCTACCACTGGAAGGCCATCACACATTACTATATAGAAACGTCAG ATGATAAAGCCCCAGTAACGGACACTAACATCCCTTCCCACCTGGAGCAGATGCTGGACATCCTGATccaggaggagggagagagggagtcGGGTGAGACCGGGCCGTGCATGGAGTACCTGCTCCATCACAAGATCCTGGAGACGCTCTACACTCTGGGCAAGGCCGAT TGTCCACCTGGTATGAAGCAGCAGGTTCTGAACTTCTACACCAAACTCCTGGGTCGGATCCGCCAGCCGCTCCTGCCTCACATCAACGTGCACAGACCCGTACAA AAACTCATCCATCTGTGTGGCGAGGTTCTGGCTGCTCCTACAGAGAACGAAGAGATCCAGTTTCTCTGCATAGTCTGTTCCAAACTCAAACAGGACCCCTACCTGGTTAACTTCTTTTTGGAG AATAAGGGAAAACGAGGAGGCGATAAAGAATCGGGAGCTGACGGGGTGGAAGAGGATCCGTCGTCTCCGGATACGGGGCAGCTGCCGAATGCTGCACACGGGGCCGGAGCTGCGATACACAccagcaacaacagcagcagcagctacaACCTGGTCAGCTCTCTGCTCAACCTGACCAAGAGCCCA GACGCACGTGTGGTGGTGAAGGCGTGCGAGGGTCTGATGCTGCTGGTCAGCTTGCCCGAGCGTGCCGCGGCGAAGACGCTAACGGAAAGCACCGAGCTGTGCGAGCTGCTCACGGCTCGCCTCAGCACCTTCTATCAGGCGCTGCCTCAGTCCATGGACCCGCTCGACATCGAGACCATCGAGTCCGTCAACTGGGG gCTGGACGTGTACAACTTTAAAGACGATGCTGCCGCTTTCGTGGGGAAGCGGGCGCTCATTTCCTTCCTCTCCTGGCTGGACTACTGCGATCAGCTGATCAAAGAGGCCCAGAAG ACCACGGCAGCAGCTTTAGCTCGAGCAGTGAGAGAATGCTTCTTTGTACCTGTAATGGAGCCACAGTTGATGCAAAC gtccGAGGTGGGCATCCTGACctccacagcactgttgaatagGATCATCAGGCAGGTCACGTCAGAGGCCTTGCTGCAGGAGACGGTCTACTTCCTGTTGGGAGAAGAACTGGGTCCAGAGACGCCGGCCAGCGTCAGTCAGAACCCCCTGAGGCACAGACTCATAGGGCACTGCGACCACCTTTCAGACGAG ATCAGCATCATGACTCTGCGGCTGTTCGAGCACTTGCTGCAGAAGCCGTGCCAGCACGTGCTGCTCAGCCTGGTGCTGCGCAGCATCGACGAGCGCAACTACATCGAGAACAAGGCGCAAGACGAGCCCGAGGAACGCGTGCATACGGAGAACGGGCAGCCTCACGACGCCGT CGATTTGGAAGAGGACCCGCTGTTCTCCGACCTGTCTCCAGATACCAGGCTGTCCAGCCCCGATTGGCTGAGCTGCTCACCTCCACCGAGCGCGGAGCACGCAAAGCCAGATGGGAAAACCGAGGTCCACAAAATCGTGAACAG TTTCTTGTGCTTGGTTCCGGATGAAGCCAAATCGTCTTATCAGGTCGAAGGCACTGGCTACGACACTTACCTGAGAGATGCGCACAGACAG ttccGAGATTACTGTGGCATCTGCCAGAGGTGGGACTGGCGCAGCATCCCTAAGCCTATTGAGAAGTGTAACCTGGACATTCCCTTTTTCGAGGGACACTTCCTTAAAGTGCTGTTTGACAGAATGGGACGTATCCTAGACCAG CCGTACGATGTCAACTTACAGGTCACGTCAGTGTTATCGAAGCTATCCTTGCTGCCCCATCCTCACTTGCACGAGTATTTGCTGGACCCCTACATCAATCTAGCACCTGGCTGTAGATCCCTCTTCTCCGTCATTGTCAGG GTGGTCGGAGACTTGATGTTGAGGATCCACCGTATTCCAGATTTCAACCCAAAACTGCTGCTAGTGAGGAAGAGGCTGCTCGGGATGGAACCAGAAGGATCGAG TGTTGATCATGTGACGTTGCTGGAGGGAGTCATCGTCCTGGAGGAGTTCTGTAAGGAGCTGGCAGCCATCGCGTTTGTTAAGTTCCACGCTTCTGCGTCATCGTCCCCCTGA